ATCAAACTTTTAACTAACTTTACTTTTATCTTCTTCATGTTTTTTCTCAACAAAATAACTAATAGGTTTATTTCTCGCTCGCGCAATCTCTTCTAACGTTCTTAACTGCTTTAATGCTTTAATTGTTGCCCTCGCTAAGTTTAGTGGATTTCGGGAGCCAAAAGATTTAGTTAAGACATCTTTTAACCCCAATGCTTCTAATACCGCCCTTACTTGCTGGCAAGCAATAATTCCGGTTCCTGGAGAGGCAGGTTTTAATAAAATTTTAGAAGAACAGTATTTACCGGTTACTTCGTGAGGAATGGTTCTTTCTTTTATAGAGATTTTTACCATTTCCTTTTTTGCCCTTTCGATCGCCTTTC
This is a stretch of genomic DNA from candidate division WOR-3 bacterium. It encodes these proteins:
- the rpsE gene encoding 30S ribosomal protein S5; the protein is MAQEYIERVIEIKRVAKTTKGGKRLRISAVAVVGDGKSMVGVGHGKAVEVAQAVRKAIERAKKEMVKISIKERTIPHEVTGKYCSSKILLKPASPGTGIIACQQVRAVLEALGLKDVLTKSFGSRNPLNLARATIKALKQLRTLEEIARARNKPISYFVEKKHEEDKSKVS